Proteins from a genomic interval of Beijerinckia indica subsp. indica ATCC 9039:
- the araD gene encoding L-arabinonate dehydratase: MAKSAAELRSARYFEPDDFRSFGHRSRMAQMGYTGEEYRGKPVIAIINTWSDLNQCHAHFKQRVDDVKRGILQAGGFPVELPALSLSESKVKPTTMLYRNFLAMETEELIRSHPVDGAVLMGGCDKTTPGLILGATSAGVPAIYLPAGPMLRGNWHGKVLGSGSDAFKYWDERRAGNISAEDWNEMEVGIARSYGHCMTMGTASTMTALADVLGLTLPGTSSIPAADANHIRMASAAGRRVVDMVWEDLTPGKIQTEAAYRNVIVVAMAMGCSTNAVIHIIAMARRAGHAISLDDFDAMSRKVPVLANVRPSGDTYLMEDFYYAGGLLGLMTRLAPFLDLSQINASGRTWAQSLAEAKVYNEDVIRPLDKPIYEEGALAVLRGNLAPNGCVMKPSAAASHLLRHIGPALVFDNYAALKESIDRDDLDVTPDHVLVLRNAGPLGGPGMPEWGMLPIPKKLVKQGVRDMVRISDARMSGTSYGACILHVSPESYIGGPLSLVETGDMISVDVPSRTINLDVPEEELARRRAVQAIPKKRYERGYGWMFSQHIRQADEGCDFDFLETTFGRPVAEPDIH, from the coding sequence ATGGCCAAATCCGCCGCAGAGCTGCGCAGCGCGCGCTATTTCGAACCAGATGACTTCCGCTCGTTCGGCCATCGCTCACGCATGGCGCAAATGGGATATACAGGCGAAGAATATCGTGGCAAGCCGGTGATCGCCATCATCAACACATGGTCCGATCTCAACCAGTGCCATGCGCATTTCAAGCAGCGCGTCGACGATGTGAAGCGCGGCATTCTTCAGGCCGGCGGCTTTCCGGTGGAACTTCCGGCGTTGTCCCTATCCGAGAGCAAGGTGAAACCGACCACCATGCTCTACCGCAATTTTCTGGCGATGGAGACGGAAGAACTCATCCGGTCGCATCCGGTGGATGGTGCGGTCTTGATGGGTGGCTGCGACAAGACCACGCCCGGTCTCATCCTTGGCGCGACCAGTGCCGGTGTGCCGGCCATCTATCTGCCCGCCGGTCCGATGTTGCGCGGCAATTGGCACGGCAAGGTCCTGGGGTCAGGCTCCGACGCCTTCAAATATTGGGATGAGCGGCGCGCCGGCAATATTTCGGCGGAGGACTGGAACGAGATGGAAGTCGGGATCGCGCGATCCTACGGCCATTGCATGACCATGGGCACGGCCTCCACCATGACGGCGCTTGCCGATGTGCTGGGCCTGACATTGCCCGGAACCTCCTCCATTCCGGCGGCTGATGCGAACCATATCCGCATGGCTTCGGCGGCCGGGCGGCGTGTGGTGGATATGGTCTGGGAGGATTTGACGCCGGGGAAGATCCAGACCGAAGCCGCCTATCGCAATGTCATTGTGGTGGCGATGGCGATGGGCTGTTCCACCAATGCGGTCATCCATATCATCGCCATGGCACGGCGGGCGGGCCATGCCATCAGTCTCGATGATTTCGATGCCATGAGCCGCAAAGTGCCTGTGCTCGCCAATGTCCGCCCGTCCGGCGACACCTATCTTATGGAGGATTTCTATTATGCCGGCGGTCTCCTTGGCCTGATGACAAGGCTCGCACCCTTTCTCGATCTCTCCCAGATCAATGCCAGCGGCCGGACCTGGGCCCAGAGCCTCGCGGAGGCCAAAGTTTACAATGAGGATGTCATCCGGCCGCTCGACAAGCCGATCTATGAGGAAGGCGCGCTGGCGGTACTGCGTGGTAATCTCGCGCCAAACGGTTGCGTCATGAAGCCATCGGCAGCTGCGTCGCATCTTTTGCGTCATATAGGGCCGGCACTGGTGTTCGACAATTATGCCGCGCTCAAGGAATCGATCGATCGCGATGATCTCGACGTTACGCCCGACCATGTCCTGGTCTTGCGCAATGCCGGCCCCCTCGGTGGCCCTGGCATGCCGGAATGGGGCATGCTGCCGATCCCGAAAAAACTGGTGAAACAAGGTGTGCGTGACATGGTGAGGATTTCCGACGCACGCATGAGCGGCACCTCCTATGGTGCCTGTATCCTTCATGTCTCGCCTGAGAGCTACATTGGTGGTCCTCTGTCTCTTGTTGAGACAGGCGACATGATCAGCGTGGACGTGCCGTCCCGCACCATCAATCTCGACGTGCCGGAAGAAGAGCTCGCCCGCCGACGCGCGGTACAAGCAATTCCCAAAAAGCGCTATGAACGTGGCTATGGCTGGATGTTTTCCCAGCATATCCGTCAGGCCGATGAGGGCTGTGATTTCGACTTTCTGGAAACCACCTTCGGACGGCCCGTTGCCGAACCGGACATCCATTAG